In Flavivirga abyssicola, the following are encoded in one genomic region:
- the fabD gene encoding ACP S-malonyltransferase: protein MKAYIFPGQGAQFSGMGLDLYEKSPLAQELFEKANDILGFTITDTMFEGSAEDLKETKVTQPAIFLHSVILAKTLGDTFKPEMVAGHSLGEFSALVANGALNFEDGLKLVSQRALAMQKACELQPSTMAAVLGLEDNIVEKICSATDGVVVAANYNCPGQLVISGEIDAINDACQSLKDAGARRALVLPVGGAFHSPLMEPAREELAAAIENTTFSKPNCPIYQNVTAYAVTDETAIKTNLISQLTAPVRWTQSVQQMITDGATLFTEVGPGKVLQGLVKKINREAETASATFENN from the coding sequence ATGAAAGCATATATATTTCCGGGTCAAGGCGCTCAATTTTCAGGAATGGGTTTAGACTTATATGAAAAATCTCCTTTAGCTCAAGAATTATTTGAAAAAGCAAACGATATTCTTGGTTTCACAATTACAGATACTATGTTTGAAGGATCTGCTGAAGACCTTAAAGAGACCAAAGTAACACAACCTGCTATATTTTTACACTCTGTAATTCTAGCAAAAACTTTAGGGGATACTTTTAAACCAGAAATGGTTGCGGGGCATTCTCTTGGAGAATTTTCTGCATTAGTAGCCAATGGGGCTTTGAATTTTGAAGATGGTTTGAAATTAGTATCTCAAAGAGCTCTAGCTATGCAAAAAGCTTGTGAATTACAACCAAGTACCATGGCTGCCGTTTTAGGTTTGGAAGATAATATTGTTGAAAAAATATGTTCTGCGACTGACGGTGTTGTCGTTGCAGCAAATTATAACTGCCCTGGGCAATTAGTGATTTCTGGAGAGATTGATGCCATTAATGATGCATGCCAATCTTTAAAAGATGCAGGTGCTCGCCGTGCTCTAGTGTTACCTGTTGGAGGTGCTTTCCATTCTCCGTTAATGGAACCTGCCCGTGAAGAGTTGGCAGCCGCTATAGAAAATACAACATTCAGCAAACCTAACTGTCCTATTTATCAAAACGTAACGGCTTATGCTGTTACAGATGAAACGGCTATAAAAACGAATTTAATTTCTCAGTTAACAGCTCCTGTACGTTGGACACAGTCTGTACAGCAAATGATTACAGATGGCGCTACTTTATTCACCGAAGTTGGTCCTGGTAAAGTTTTACAAGGCTTGGTGAAGAAAATCAATAGAGAAGCTGAAACAGCTTCTGCAACTTTTGAAAATAACTAA